The Corynebacterium camporealensis genome contains a region encoding:
- the phnC gene encoding phosphonate ABC transporter ATP-binding protein — MTPELQKEVDAQYAVQIQNVTKDFGGGVRGLDNVKIGFRTGEITVLLGLSGSGKSTLLRHINGLHTPTKGSVRVLSQEVNSLNKRELRSLRKDVGVIFQSFNLVGPMSVLENVCTGALGELKGPRLSLMMYPKAIKQEALQTLERVGLAAQAHQRADTLSGGQQQRVAIARALMQHPKVLLADEPVAALDPVSSASVIELLEQICREDGLTVISSLHQVQLAVDFADRIIGLQSGKVGFDRSTEGMTAESANEIYQSVAVAPAAPTASAAAEA, encoded by the coding sequence ATGACCCCTGAACTGCAAAAAGAAGTCGACGCGCAATACGCCGTCCAGATCCAGAACGTCACTAAGGACTTCGGCGGCGGTGTGCGCGGCCTCGACAACGTCAAGATTGGTTTCCGCACCGGCGAAATCACAGTACTGCTCGGCCTGTCCGGTTCCGGTAAGTCCACCCTGCTGCGCCACATCAATGGCCTGCACACACCCACCAAGGGCAGCGTGCGCGTGCTGAGCCAGGAGGTTAACTCGCTGAACAAGCGCGAGCTGCGTAGCCTACGCAAGGACGTCGGGGTCATCTTCCAGTCTTTCAACCTCGTTGGCCCGATGTCGGTGCTCGAAAACGTCTGCACCGGCGCACTCGGCGAGCTCAAGGGCCCGCGCCTGTCGCTGATGATGTACCCGAAGGCCATTAAGCAGGAAGCCCTGCAGACCCTCGAGCGCGTCGGCCTGGCTGCCCAGGCTCACCAGCGTGCCGACACCCTGTCCGGTGGACAGCAGCAGCGCGTCGCTATTGCTCGTGCACTCATGCAGCATCCCAAGGTGCTGCTTGCCGATGAACCCGTCGCCGCCCTGGACCCCGTCTCTTCGGCTTCGGTCATCGAACTGCTGGAACAGATTTGCCGCGAAGACGGCCTGACCGTGATTTCTTCGCTGCACCAGGTCCAGCTCGCCGTCGATTTCGCGGACCGCATCATTGGCCTGCAGTCCGGCAAGGTCGGCTTCGACCGTTCCACCGAGGGCATGACCGCAGAATCTGCGAACGAAATCTACCAGTCCGTGGCAGTGGCACCTGCCGCTCCGACGGCATCGGCAGCAGCGGAGGCCTAA
- the phnE gene encoding phosphonate ABC transporter, permease protein PhnE, with product MSTALATTPTRRPVDINRWAATLVLILLAVLGAWSVQSIGINIATLAQSADNAQAFIARMFPLDFPPVAELASMIFESLAVVFLATALSVVLSLPLAVWAAQRTAPNKGMRYTSRSIIVLMRAIPDLVLAIIFMRMFGLGAIGGILALGLHSIGMVGKLYSDAIEELDDGPRESIESTGGTRTQQIWSAIPQALMPQIIATALHRFDINLRTSVLLGYVGVGGIGLAIADAMRMMNYQRGMALALVVLVLCIAVEFLSGALRAIILRKSGASAPRTWADNIFNPKEKQPVDVGVTPPWNWSRIQRFLTIAIVFALLVASTMRVELNPQQIFQGLLELPETLALFFPPSAAGMAGDLFLLLLETLRIALAATFLGAVLALPIGILAARNVVANKAVYGFFRTLIVVIRGIPELILAIVFVVISGLGAVAGTLALALGAVGLLSKLIADSIEETDVDVQEAVRTSGATEAQIFFSATLRQAAPAFVAHTLYLLDTNIRSATLLGVVGAGGIGFQLLNASRVNQFEVVTYILILMVAVVLLVELLSMWLRKAVR from the coding sequence ATGTCTACAGCTCTAGCAACCACGCCTACTAGGCGTCCCGTCGATATCAACCGCTGGGCTGCGACCTTAGTCCTCATCCTGCTTGCCGTACTGGGTGCATGGTCGGTCCAATCCATTGGCATCAACATCGCCACCTTGGCTCAGTCCGCAGATAATGCGCAAGCATTCATCGCGCGCATGTTCCCACTGGATTTCCCACCGGTAGCAGAACTTGCCAGCATGATTTTTGAGTCCCTGGCCGTTGTCTTTTTGGCCACGGCACTCTCCGTTGTCCTTTCGCTGCCACTAGCCGTGTGGGCTGCGCAGCGCACCGCCCCAAACAAGGGCATGCGCTATACCTCCCGCAGCATCATCGTGCTCATGCGTGCCATCCCGGACCTGGTCCTGGCCATTATCTTCATGCGTATGTTCGGCCTGGGCGCCATTGGCGGCATCCTGGCACTGGGCCTGCACTCCATCGGCATGGTGGGCAAGTTATACTCCGATGCCATCGAAGAACTTGACGATGGCCCACGCGAGTCCATCGAATCCACCGGCGGCACCCGCACCCAGCAGATCTGGAGTGCCATCCCGCAGGCGCTCATGCCACAAATCATCGCCACCGCGCTGCACCGCTTTGATATCAACCTGCGCACCTCGGTCCTGCTGGGCTACGTCGGTGTTGGCGGCATTGGCCTGGCGATTGCCGATGCCATGCGCATGATGAACTACCAGCGCGGCATGGCACTTGCCCTCGTGGTGCTGGTGCTGTGTATCGCCGTGGAATTCCTCTCCGGTGCCCTGCGCGCAATTATTCTGCGCAAGTCCGGTGCCAGTGCACCGCGCACCTGGGCTGACAACATCTTTAACCCAAAGGAGAAGCAGCCTGTCGATGTCGGCGTGACCCCACCGTGGAACTGGTCCCGCATCCAGCGCTTCCTCACCATTGCGATTGTCTTTGCACTCCTGGTCGCCTCCACCATGCGCGTCGAGCTGAACCCACAGCAGATCTTCCAGGGTCTGCTCGAGCTGCCAGAGACCCTCGCCCTCTTCTTCCCGCCTTCTGCTGCGGGCATGGCCGGTGACCTCTTCCTGCTTTTGCTGGAAACCCTGCGCATCGCCCTGGCCGCTACCTTCCTCGGCGCAGTACTCGCGCTGCCGATCGGCATCCTGGCTGCCCGCAATGTCGTAGCGAATAAGGCGGTCTACGGATTCTTCCGTACCCTCATCGTGGTCATCCGCGGTATCCCGGAGCTCATCCTGGCGATTGTCTTCGTGGTCATCTCTGGCCTGGGCGCTGTCGCCGGTACCTTGGCTCTCGCTCTCGGTGCGGTCGGCCTGCTATCCAAGCTCATCGCCGACTCGATTGAAGAAACCGACGTGGACGTCCAAGAAGCCGTGCGTACCTCCGGTGCCACCGAGGCACAGATTTTCTTCTCGGCCACCTTGCGTCAGGCCGCCCCGGCATTCGTGGCGCACACGCTCTACCTGCTGGATACCAACATCCGCTCGGCGACCTTGCTCGGTGTCGTGGGTGCTGGTGGCATTGGCTTCCAGCTGCTCAACGCCTCCCGCGTTAACCAGTTCGAGGTTGTCACCTACATCCTCATCCTCATGGTCGCTGTCGTCCTGCTTGTCGAGCTGCTGTCCATGTGGCTGCGCAAAGCCGTGCGCTAG
- a CDS encoding HAD hydrolase-like protein, with amino-acid sequence MKKLAIFDMAGTTIDDRDEVYRVLRQAAEREGAEFSDETFQEYMGTEKYWAIGKLLEVGNGNQGNHDKAWEWFREELRRTYTEHPPQPLPGIEDMFAQLREQNIKIGLTTGFAREIVDLILEGMGWNTGVIDASAAGDEVSSGRPEPLLIQKVMDDTGITDTADVISLGDTQADVESAQRAGVTSVGVLTGHLTTEDFQNHGADHVLDSAADVTELVSRDG; translated from the coding sequence ATGAAGAAACTCGCCATTTTCGACATGGCTGGTACCACCATCGATGACCGCGACGAGGTCTACCGCGTTCTACGTCAGGCCGCCGAGCGCGAAGGCGCCGAGTTTAGCGATGAGACCTTCCAGGAATACATGGGTACTGAAAAGTACTGGGCCATCGGAAAGCTGCTTGAGGTCGGCAATGGCAACCAGGGCAACCACGATAAGGCCTGGGAATGGTTCCGCGAGGAACTGCGCCGTACCTACACCGAGCACCCACCACAGCCACTACCTGGTATCGAGGACATGTTCGCTCAGCTGCGCGAACAGAACATCAAGATCGGTCTGACTACTGGCTTCGCCCGTGAAATCGTGGACCTCATCTTGGAAGGTATGGGCTGGAACACCGGCGTTATTGATGCTTCCGCTGCCGGCGACGAAGTCTCCTCTGGCCGTCCTGAACCATTGCTGATCCAGAAGGTCATGGACGACACCGGCATTACCGATACTGCTGACGTGATTAGCCTGGGCGATACCCAAGCCGATGTCGAAAGCGCACAGCGCGCCGGGGTCACCAGCGTAGGAGTGCTGACTGGTCACCTCACCACAGAGGACTTCCAGAATCACGGCGCTGACCACGTCCTGGACTCTGCTGCAGATGTCACCGAACTGGTGAGCCGCGATGGATAA
- a CDS encoding zinc-binding dehydrogenase, protein MDKARVVIWEGGDTFDLESIELPELSEGETLVRLRTATICGSDRHTVSGRRAQPCPSILGHEGVGEVIATQNPDIEVGQRVTFSVTAPCMNCDRCRAGRTAKCRSVLKTGHESLHSEWPLSGTYSTHILLRKNQPVVVVPDAIDNLPASIASCAGGTVMAAVEAAGDLRDQRVLVMGIGMLGLIAVDVAVRAGAKVTAVDPNAKRRQWAEELGATVIDSAQFHPGPNSFDVSLELSGVGPGVDACIKCLDIGGTAVLVGSVADSPIHQLDPEWVVRGWRTITGVHNYEPRHLDQALDILQNSRITWQDVCADPIQLNRVPRAFDTAPSDFLRTPVELPQ, encoded by the coding sequence ATGGATAAAGCCCGCGTAGTCATCTGGGAAGGCGGCGATACCTTCGACCTCGAGAGTATCGAGCTTCCCGAACTCTCGGAAGGCGAAACTCTAGTCCGTTTGCGCACCGCGACTATCTGCGGTTCCGACCGGCATACGGTATCCGGCCGTCGCGCTCAGCCCTGTCCGTCCATCCTGGGCCACGAAGGCGTCGGCGAGGTCATCGCTACTCAGAACCCAGATATCGAAGTAGGGCAGCGGGTCACCTTCTCAGTCACCGCGCCATGCATGAACTGCGACCGCTGTCGCGCCGGGCGCACCGCCAAGTGCCGCAGCGTACTGAAGACCGGTCACGAATCCTTGCATTCTGAGTGGCCACTATCCGGTACCTACTCCACGCACATCCTGTTGCGGAAGAACCAGCCGGTCGTTGTGGTTCCCGATGCCATCGACAATCTGCCTGCATCCATTGCTTCCTGTGCAGGCGGCACCGTCATGGCGGCGGTTGAGGCCGCCGGCGACCTACGCGACCAACGCGTACTCGTGATGGGCATCGGCATGCTCGGGCTTATCGCCGTCGATGTGGCCGTGCGCGCCGGGGCAAAGGTCACCGCCGTCGACCCGAATGCAAAGCGTCGCCAATGGGCTGAGGAACTCGGTGCCACCGTCATTGATTCGGCGCAGTTCCACCCGGGACCGAACTCCTTCGACGTCTCGCTGGAGCTGTCCGGCGTGGGCCCAGGTGTAGATGCCTGCATCAAGTGCCTCGATATCGGTGGTACTGCAGTACTGGTCGGCTCAGTTGCGGATTCACCCATCCATCAGCTGGACCCCGAGTGGGTCGTCCGCGGCTGGCGCACCATCACCGGTGTGCACAACTACGAACCACGCCATTTAGACCAGGCGTTGGACATTCTCCAGAACTCGCGAATCACCTGGCAGGATGTCTGCGCCGACCCCATTCAACTCAATAGAGTCCCGCGCGCTTTCGACACCGCGCCTTCGGACTTTCTGCGTACTCCGGTGGAGCTTCCCCAGTAG